The following proteins are co-located in the Candidatus Omnitrophota bacterium genome:
- a CDS encoding BatD family protein yields the protein MKRYIKILTLAYLIVSIIAPRAHAAEKKFEVSLDRNRVAIGEKAQLGLAFYGTQSMPAPDLGNIDGLDIKYIGPSTMMTVINGQVSSSITHMYYVQPLKLGKFQLGPFTFKYKGDDYASNMVSLEAVEERVAPMAQASGANMLQQMNMGDRIYLTLFVDKPAAYVNELIPVTVKLYVNRLNVSDIQLPTFDQEGFSKVEFKEPKQYRERVAGMLFDVLEFKTSIFGTKPGDYRLGPAKIKCSVMVPRAASRGPMADDFFPNDPYGGSMFDDFFTRFERYPLELKSQDAQIVVSPIPEQARPSGFTGAVGDYQFIFTASPTKIKIGDPITVRMDINGTGNFNTVLMPNFDNTSGFKTYEPQVKTEDNHKSFTQVLIPETDTVTQVPRAAFSYFDINAREFKTITQGPIPLQVEKGKEEAPSQVIGPTPGVQPPAPAKEADLGRDIIYIKESPGIWFKKGKVYYKTGAFFTIISAPLMFLIAYYVVQRRRTRLKSDTAYSGRIMAFRSSKKGLKDLSRQLKTEDPKIFYETLFNTLQNYLGYRLHIPPAGVTANTAVECLVSKEIDPAIVSKVKRLFEACDTARFAFLHVGDMKMRDDKKELEDILKYFERKKL from the coding sequence ATGAAACGATATATAAAAATATTAACATTGGCTTATCTCATCGTAAGCATTATTGCGCCTCGAGCGCATGCTGCGGAGAAGAAGTTTGAAGTCAGCCTAGACAGGAACCGTGTAGCCATAGGCGAAAAGGCGCAGCTCGGGCTGGCTTTCTACGGAACTCAGTCGATGCCGGCACCGGACCTCGGCAACATCGATGGCCTTGACATAAAATATATCGGACCCTCCACTATGATGACGGTTATAAATGGCCAAGTCTCAAGTTCTATTACGCATATGTATTATGTCCAGCCTCTCAAGCTCGGCAAATTTCAGCTCGGGCCGTTTACGTTTAAGTATAAGGGCGATGACTATGCGTCCAATATGGTGTCGCTCGAGGCCGTCGAAGAAAGGGTTGCGCCTATGGCGCAGGCATCAGGGGCTAATATGCTGCAACAGATGAATATGGGGGATAGGATATACCTTACGCTTTTTGTCGATAAACCGGCGGCCTACGTCAATGAGCTTATACCGGTTACGGTTAAACTCTACGTGAACAGGCTGAATGTGAGCGATATACAGCTGCCTACATTCGATCAGGAAGGCTTCTCTAAGGTTGAATTTAAAGAACCGAAACAATACCGCGAGCGCGTTGCCGGGATGCTTTTTGACGTCCTCGAATTCAAGACCAGTATCTTCGGCACAAAGCCCGGCGACTATCGTTTGGGGCCCGCCAAAATAAAATGCAGCGTGATGGTTCCCAGAGCCGCTTCGCGCGGGCCTATGGCCGATGACTTTTTCCCGAATGATCCCTACGGCGGATCCATGTTCGACGATTTCTTCACCCGCTTTGAGCGTTATCCTCTTGAACTCAAATCACAGGACGCCCAGATAGTTGTTTCGCCGATCCCTGAACAGGCCCGCCCCTCCGGCTTTACGGGTGCCGTCGGCGATTATCAATTTATCTTTACCGCAAGCCCGACCAAGATCAAAATCGGAGATCCGATAACCGTGCGCATGGATATAAACGGCACCGGCAACTTCAACACCGTGCTTATGCCCAATTTCGATAATACCTCCGGATTTAAAACATACGAGCCTCAGGTGAAGACGGAAGATAACCACAAGAGTTTTACACAGGTGCTGATCCCCGAAACGGATACGGTCACACAGGTGCCGAGGGCCGCATTCTCTTACTTCGACATAAATGCCAGAGAATTTAAGACCATAACCCAGGGCCCCATACCATTGCAGGTCGAAAAAGGCAAGGAAGAAGCGCCTTCGCAGGTGATCGGGCCTACGCCGGGCGTGCAGCCTCCCGCGCCGGCTAAAGAAGCGGACCTTGGCAGGGATATCATATACATAAAAGAGTCTCCCGGTATATGGTTTAAAAAAGGAAAAGTTTATTATAAGACCGGCGCCTTCTTCACTATAATATCCGCGCCGCTTATGTTTTTGATAGCGTATTATGTGGTGCAGCGGAGGCGGACACGCCTTAAGAGCGATACCGCATACTCCGGACGTATTATGGCATTCAGATCGTCGAAAAAGGGCCTTAAGGATTTGAGCCGCCAGTTGAAGACGGAGGACCCAAAGATCTTTTACGAGACTTTATTCAATACCCTTCAAAACTATTTAGGCTACCGGCTGCATATCCCTCCGGCGGGTGTTACCGCCAATACAGCAGTCGAATGCCTTGTTTCGAAAGAGATAGACCCGGCGATAGTCAGTAAGGTGAAGAGGCTTTTCGAGGCCTGTGATACGGCGCGTTTTGCTTTCCTGCATGTAGGCGACA
- a CDS encoding tetratricopeptide repeat protein → MRRLKLLLFLLVFWTAFPTASFASEKDDVKKGNILYNNGDYAGAAKLYEKAALEKSSSGIPDLNRGAALYKNGAYPKAIEVFNKSIASGRAGLIRAADYNIGNSTYKTGALKDKADKEKKDIKKTAEVYATALQYYKRAIDLNPGDKDAKFNYEFVSKKLEELKPLFQIKQEEEKKKQQEQNKQDKKDQKDKDQQNQNQQQKDQNKEQNQDQQQQNQDQQQQDQQDKQQKEEDKKKDQNQQNQDQQQNKDQQSQQDKDKEKAGQQGGGGQSQENKEQQNKSEGEQGGGEGAEQKEKKPESAEGQDKSAADQKKEKEEGKKGEEGKEQGAAPGQEEKKPEEKQGEEQEKQAAGAGEEEKGKEAQGEQGSEEAKKPEEKQGGLAAYQGAGKEAEPGEMTEQEAKMLLEGYKGEEATGRTIKMRQKPINMSEPARDW, encoded by the coding sequence ATGAGAAGATTAAAATTATTGCTGTTTTTACTGGTATTTTGGACGGCCTTTCCGACGGCATCTTTCGCATCGGAAAAAGATGATGTTAAAAAAGGAAACATATTATATAATAACGGTGATTACGCCGGCGCCGCGAAGCTATACGAAAAAGCCGCTCTGGAAAAGTCGTCCAGCGGCATCCCCGATCTCAACCGTGGCGCGGCATTATATAAAAACGGCGCGTATCCTAAAGCTATCGAGGTTTTCAACAAGTCGATAGCTTCAGGGCGAGCCGGACTTATCCGTGCCGCGGACTATAACATAGGGAACTCGACGTATAAGACAGGCGCGTTAAAAGACAAAGCGGATAAAGAGAAGAAGGACATTAAGAAGACCGCCGAAGTTTACGCTACGGCCCTTCAGTATTATAAGCGCGCTATAGATCTGAATCCGGGCGATAAAGACGCTAAATTCAATTACGAATTTGTATCGAAGAAACTGGAAGAGCTTAAGCCCCTGTTTCAGATAAAGCAGGAAGAAGAGAAGAAGAAACAGCAGGAACAGAATAAGCAGGATAAGAAGGATCAAAAAGACAAGGATCAGCAGAATCAAAACCAGCAGCAGAAAGATCAGAATAAAGAGCAGAATCAGGACCAGCAACAGCAGAATCAAGATCAGCAACAACAGGATCAGCAAGATAAACAGCAAAAAGAAGAAGACAAGAAGAAGGACCAGAATCAGCAAAATCAGGACCAGCAGCAGAATAAGGACCAGCAAAGTCAGCAGGATAAAGATAAAGAAAAAGCCGGCCAACAAGGTGGTGGAGGCCAGTCTCAGGAGAATAAAGAGCAGCAGAATAAGTCCGAAGGCGAGCAGGGCGGTGGCGAGGGTGCGGAACAGAAAGAGAAGAAGCCTGAAAGTGCCGAAGGACAGGATAAGTCTGCGGCTGATCAAAAGAAAGAAAAGGAAGAAGGGAAGAAGGGCGAAGAAGGTAAAGAACAAGGCGCAGCGCCTGGGCAGGAAGAGAAAAAACCCGAAGAGAAGCAAGGTGAGGAGCAGGAAAAGCAAGCTGCCGGCGCGGGCGAAGAAGAGAAGGGCAAGGAAGCTCAAGGGGAACAGGGTTCCGAAGAAGCCAAGAAGCCCGAAGAGAAACAGGGCGGATTAGCAGCTTATCAAGGCGCCGGAAAAGAAGCTGAACCCGGCGAGATGACAGAACAAGAGGCTAAGATGCTCCTCGAGGGATATAAAGGCGAAGAGGCTACCGGTCGCACGATCAAGATGCGCCAGAAGCCTATTAACATGTCAGAACCGGCGAGGGACTGGTAA
- a CDS encoding VWA domain-containing protein has protein sequence MEFANRQYVALIYASAAALAVFYVWAMIRRRLLIERFADKRLVNSIAPTASTIMRILKCIVISAAVVLALIALARPQWGFVWEETKRSGIDMLIAIDVSKSMLATDVKPNRLERSKFAVKDLVKKLNGDRIGLIAFAGTSFLQCPLTIDYNGFLLALDDLGIGTIPRGGTSITSAIRESMNIFKGPDKKYKILVIITDGDDLEGDALKAAKEASDLGIKIYCVGVGSQEGDIIPVINEKGERGYVEDRSGQVVKSVLNEDLLKKIAISTGGNYVHATQAEFGLVLLYDKSISKLEKRDIEAKMRKHAQERFQYFLAFAVLLLLLEPILPDRKMAAR, from the coding sequence ATGGAATTCGCTAACCGTCAATATGTTGCCTTGATATATGCCTCAGCGGCTGCGCTAGCGGTCTTCTATGTCTGGGCAATGATACGGCGGCGCTTACTCATAGAACGCTTTGCCGACAAGCGCCTCGTAAATAGTATCGCGCCTACAGCGAGCACCATAATGAGGATACTGAAATGCATAGTCATAAGCGCCGCCGTAGTCCTCGCGCTTATAGCGCTTGCCCGGCCGCAATGGGGGTTTGTCTGGGAAGAGACCAAGAGGTCCGGCATAGATATGCTGATAGCCATCGACGTTTCGAAGAGTATGCTTGCCACCGATGTGAAACCGAACAGGCTCGAACGGTCAAAATTTGCGGTAAAAGACCTGGTTAAAAAACTTAATGGCGACCGCATAGGCCTTATCGCTTTCGCCGGGACATCATTTCTCCAGTGCCCTCTCACGATAGATTATAACGGGTTCCTGCTTGCCCTCGACGATCTCGGTATCGGCACGATACCACGCGGCGGCACTTCTATTACGAGCGCCATAAGGGAATCCATGAATATCTTCAAAGGGCCGGATAAAAAATATAAGATTCTGGTCATTATCACAGACGGGGACGATCTGGAAGGCGATGCTCTTAAAGCCGCGAAAGAGGCGAGCGACCTCGGCATCAAAATATATTGCGTCGGCGTAGGGAGCCAGGAGGGAGATATCATCCCTGTAATAAATGAGAAGGGGGAAAGGGGCTATGTAGAAGATCGTTCGGGTCAGGTGGTGAAGTCGGTCCTCAATGAAGACCTCCTTAAGAAGATAGCCATATCCACCGGCGGTAATTATGTCCATGCGACACAGGCGGAATTCGGGCTTGTTCTTCTATATGATAAGAGCATATCGAAGCTTGAGAAGAGGGACATAGAGGCAAAGATGAGAAAACACGCTCAGGAGAGGTTCCAGTATTTTCTGGCCTTTGCCGTATTGCTTCTATTGCTGGAGCCGATTCTGCCCGATCGAAAGATGGCGGCAAGATGA
- a CDS encoding VWA domain-containing protein has translation MFAFKDPWVLLLVPLVLLMGLLARMRRKDSTFVFSSKDLLEGIKPTFRLRFSKYLILFRAGAIILFIFALARPQAVLEGSKTVSEGVDIVLDLDTSTSMLAEDFRIGPNRVNRFDVVKDVVKEFIRKRKDDRIALVAFAARAYTVCPLTSDYSWLNENLDRVRIGMIEDATAIGSAIATSVNRLRTSKTKSKVIILLTDGVNNAGTISPLVAAEAAKALKIKVYAICVGSKGLVPYPLKDMYGRTVYKNIPIEMDEEILKKIASLTGAKYYLASDTETLRKIYDDINKLERSNIEHFGYREYEELFYFFLIPGLIMLALEIFLTNTFFMRIP, from the coding sequence ATGTTCGCGTTCAAGGATCCATGGGTATTGCTTTTAGTGCCGCTGGTCCTGCTGATGGGCTTACTCGCCAGGATGAGGCGAAAGGATTCCACATTCGTCTTTTCTTCCAAGGATCTGCTGGAAGGTATCAAGCCCACTTTTCGGCTTCGTTTCAGTAAATATCTGATTCTCTTCAGGGCGGGAGCCATAATACTTTTTATATTCGCTCTCGCGAGGCCGCAGGCTGTCCTCGAAGGGTCCAAGACGGTTTCCGAAGGCGTTGACATAGTGCTGGACCTCGATACTTCAACAAGCATGCTTGCGGAAGATTTCAGGATCGGCCCGAACAGGGTGAATCGTTTTGATGTTGTCAAAGACGTCGTTAAGGAATTTATCCGGAAACGTAAAGACGACAGGATCGCACTGGTTGCGTTTGCCGCCCGCGCGTATACGGTCTGTCCGCTCACCAGCGACTATTCATGGCTCAATGAGAACCTGGACAGGGTTCGCATCGGCATGATAGAGGATGCGACCGCGATAGGTTCGGCTATAGCGACATCGGTCAACCGGTTGCGGACCTCTAAGACCAAGAGCAAGGTTATAATACTTCTGACAGATGGTGTTAATAACGCCGGAACTATATCACCCTTAGTTGCCGCTGAGGCTGCCAAGGCATTGAAGATAAAGGTCTATGCCATATGCGTCGGATCGAAGGGGCTGGTGCCGTATCCGTTAAAGGACATGTACGGCAGGACGGTGTATAAAAATATTCCGATAGAGATGGATGAGGAAATACTGAAGAAGATCGCCAGCCTGACAGGCGCCAAATACTATTTAGCCAGCGACACGGAAACCCTGCGTAAGATATACGATGATATCAATAAGCTGGAAAGGTCAAATATAGAGCACTTCGGTTACAGGGAGTACGAGGAGCTGTTCTATTTCTTCCTGATCCCGGGGCTTATCATGCTAGCGCTGGAGATATTCCTTACTAATACATTCTTTATGAGGATCCCGTAA
- a CDS encoding DUF58 domain-containing protein encodes MLPKEVIQKIRRIHVTTSRLVTDFLSGSYESVFKGRGMEFDEVREYQPGDEIRSIDWNVTARMGRPFIKKFVEERQLTVMILLDASASSYFGTSKRLKSEIAAEISAVLAFAAVKHNDRVGLIIFTDKIEKFIPPRKGQQHVLRVIREALYFKPKGKGTDIEDALKYLDSVTTRRAVTFIISDFFAKDFKKPLSVANKRHDCVAITITDPREMELPKTGIIELTDAETGAFFLVDTSSAKVRRTYSEKSARKIDERTRMFGSIGVDHIDIRTDKPYIDELIKFFKMRRHRI; translated from the coding sequence ATGCTCCCAAAAGAAGTAATCCAAAAGATACGCCGTATACACGTAACGACATCACGCCTGGTCACTGATTTTTTGTCGGGTTCGTATGAGAGCGTCTTCAAGGGCCGCGGCATGGAATTCGATGAGGTGCGGGAATACCAGCCGGGAGATGAGATACGCTCGATCGACTGGAACGTCACCGCCAGAATGGGCCGCCCGTTCATAAAGAAATTCGTGGAGGAGAGACAGCTCACCGTAATGATACTGCTGGACGCGTCGGCCTCCTCGTATTTCGGGACCTCAAAAAGGCTTAAGAGCGAGATCGCCGCCGAGATATCGGCGGTCCTTGCGTTCGCGGCGGTAAAGCATAACGACCGCGTCGGGCTCATAATATTTACGGACAAGATAGAGAAATTTATTCCCCCGAGAAAAGGGCAGCAGCACGTCTTGCGCGTTATCAGGGAAGCCCTCTATTTTAAGCCGAAGGGTAAAGGCACCGATATAGAGGACGCCTTAAAATACCTGGACAGCGTCACCACGCGTCGTGCCGTCACGTTCATAATTTCGGACTTCTTCGCCAAGGACTTCAAGAAGCCGCTCTCGGTAGCCAATAAAAGGCATGACTGTGTCGCCATAACCATCACGGACCCGCGCGAGATGGAACTGCCTAAAACGGGCATTATAGAGCTCACGGATGCTGAGACGGGAGCGTTTTTTCTTGTAGATACGTCCAGCGCCAAGGTCAGGCGGACTTACTCCGAAAAGTCGGCGCGAAAGATCGATGAACGCACCCGGATGTTCGGATCTATAGGCGTCGATCACATTGACATTCGCACTGATAAGCCATATATAGATGAATTGATAAAGTTCTTTAAGATGAGAAGACATAGAATATGA
- a CDS encoding MoxR family ATPase, protein MVQSVEAINEKVKKESVFVSKLIEEIETVIVGQRYLIERLLVGILANGHILIEGVPGLAKTLSVKVLAESIETKFQRLQFTPDLLPADLLGTLIYNQKDGDFKIKKGPIFANIILADEINRAPAKVQSALLEAMQERQVTIGDTTYKLDEPFMVLATQNPIEHEGTYPLPEAQVDRFMLKLNVEYPTKEEEYKIMKRMAMTDKKISVKPVVGPQDIVRARKIVDEVYIDERIERYIIDIVFATRDPGAYRLNELKSLIQYGASPRASINLAIAAKAYAFLQGRGYVVPQDVKTIGLDVLRHRVIVSYEAEAEDKTSVDVVKRIFDEVKVP, encoded by the coding sequence ATGGTCCAGTCAGTCGAAGCGATAAACGAGAAAGTAAAAAAGGAAAGCGTGTTTGTATCGAAGCTCATCGAAGAGATCGAAACCGTGATAGTGGGGCAGAGATATCTGATAGAAAGGCTCCTGGTTGGCATCCTCGCGAACGGCCACATACTGATCGAAGGCGTGCCTGGCCTGGCAAAGACATTGTCAGTTAAAGTGTTAGCTGAATCGATAGAGACTAAATTCCAGAGGCTGCAGTTTACGCCTGATCTTCTTCCGGCAGATCTTCTTGGGACATTGATATACAATCAAAAAGACGGGGATTTCAAGATAAAGAAGGGCCCGATATTCGCGAATATAATACTCGCCGATGAAATAAACCGCGCGCCCGCCAAAGTCCAGAGTGCGCTTCTGGAGGCAATGCAGGAGCGCCAGGTCACTATAGGCGATACCACATACAAGCTGGACGAGCCGTTCATGGTCCTTGCGACCCAGAATCCTATTGAGCATGAGGGCACATATCCTCTCCCTGAGGCCCAGGTGGACCGTTTCATGCTCAAGCTCAACGTCGAATATCCTACCAAAGAAGAAGAGTATAAGATAATGAAGAGGATGGCCATGACCGATAAGAAGATATCGGTAAAACCGGTCGTTGGGCCGCAGGATATCGTAAGGGCCAGAAAGATAGTTGATGAGGTATATATCGATGAACGTATTGAGAGGTACATAATCGACATCGTATTCGCCACCAGGGATCCGGGGGCCTATAGACTGAACGAGCTGAAATCACTGATACAGTACGGAGCGTCTCCCAGGGCGAGCATCAATCTGGCCATCGCGGCGAAGGCTTATGCGTTCCTGCAGGGCAGAGGCTATGTGGTGCCGCAGGATGTGAAGACGATAGGCCTCGATGTGCTAAGGCATCGCGTTATAGTCAGCTATGAGGCTGAGGCTGAGGATAAGACTTCGGTCGATGTGGTAAAGCGCATATTTGATGAAGTGAAAGTTCCCTAG
- a CDS encoding 6-phosphofructokinase has translation MFRKITALILVPLFLLSNISFADSIKIEKATLAPASILELLSDPTFAAELGKVSQIGGSAEFRMEDFATKWIETFAALLVKKYIEKAGIKAEEFSSRREQIEKEVIGQIRALVATGKIPDGLLTERLAAAVKRELNPGALAGFTGKDLPRDVDGINVRDLFDRTIAKLVSDVKPVLVKDLISSRRQVWFSDEESRIPEIKIFPIKNLVAEFKELFRAELKAKGYDEPTREKIINEYALEVISHPGIARESIYIDSLYYNILTNAKIYENWEELMIQLIKHEYVHIADRNVSEEEAHKRAPIDDVVEALKKRTILIAQSGGDCAGLNAVVAAATEELTAKGYIPMGVREGFAGMTSDKFNENYRIQLDVKQAERIRERPSTELFSSREAPFKAVDWYRALIASIKDEDPRLSNAHKSALENIIMKISDWNALERSETEALDDMRDLLLRRSSSISDKSLKKSKDKEKDIKKTFDKFVNFMKNLDAHGGLIVTGGDDHCRIALKAAEFGKMAVAVPKSIDNDAMTQMLGFYKTAKHFRGRFLLGAITGQNEKKVFVAEIMGRNAGWLALAAGDRAGRVPEKVLMTLGKGDIRAGKKKAEFINNTVITIVPEKTVSILAILKRVQEIYEKHGVINMSVSEGYKVDPKDPLLAELRSKNPLIDDVWKSVDAGKIETDTHGHPKLEGATDFIVAILTTRWENADAKKYDTIKLKPDQVKHVILGYTGRGLKPGDYDLQMGDKLTRMAVQLIEEGKSGWMATYPDKGLHPYEVQPLARPVSEVLDGRSGKKYPKDLHTLGQGDELRYIRNDLAVRGFRILSNAELASRGVLFETIVQKIVKKEGIAVAEETKEAIGYPLKDFEPRPEETVLDFFTAVKLLREDLISSSISAYTHRRSSIFEVPDNNGLLTLALSDKYPANYDDWDDVDKSSWEKLRPGIMALVPGQEKPIKEIVEEAVRIKKENGLVFIVVGSGYKFSMRDEGFADLIRGDAYLSAKFGTFAKNIKSAEYGGAPQATVNYISHYIRAALMKYAPKEFSSKSSANCNLLGQMYTVVEPDQETAMQIVANPTIREVKQATEETANHLFFGDSRPVGISNMIVIVNKKIANFGTGSGSTTEILKKQYHIMKQSLVKMFQHGDDKGVIEVDSEADLEFAVDDYLSLGYKVIVLDNGKLTADIKQDKNLRIVSFKQLNKVDLEAVPFINLNAMAMMGVGMFNKDYRLFALAYKNFTGEEPPARIASEFENNLLWFVSIMPRMIRLTGKLVDENIIKRLFAAAA, from the coding sequence ATGTTTAGAAAAATCACAGCTTTAATTCTCGTCCCGCTGTTTTTATTGTCAAATATAAGTTTCGCGGACTCTATTAAAATTGAGAAAGCGACGCTTGCCCCTGCGTCTATTCTTGAACTTCTTTCTGATCCGACGTTCGCGGCGGAGCTGGGAAAAGTTTCACAAATCGGAGGATCTGCAGAATTTCGAATGGAAGATTTTGCCACCAAATGGATAGAGACATTTGCGGCTCTTTTAGTCAAAAAATATATAGAGAAAGCCGGTATTAAAGCAGAAGAGTTTTCGAGTAGGCGTGAACAAATAGAAAAAGAGGTTATCGGACAGATCCGTGCTTTAGTGGCGACAGGTAAAATTCCGGACGGACTGTTAACTGAGCGATTAGCGGCTGCAGTAAAAAGAGAACTTAACCCTGGTGCTTTGGCAGGATTCACAGGAAAAGATCTTCCGCGCGATGTGGATGGCATAAACGTTAGGGATCTTTTTGATAGGACCATAGCGAAACTTGTTTCTGACGTAAAGCCTGTACTCGTAAAAGATTTAATTAGCTCAAGAAGGCAAGTATGGTTTTCTGACGAAGAGTCCAGAATACCGGAAATTAAGATATTCCCCATTAAAAACTTAGTTGCTGAGTTTAAAGAATTGTTCCGCGCGGAACTGAAGGCAAAAGGATATGATGAGCCGACAAGGGAAAAGATCATCAATGAATATGCTCTCGAAGTTATATCGCATCCAGGAATAGCCAGAGAATCCATTTATATAGATTCTCTCTACTATAATATCCTGACCAACGCCAAAATTTACGAAAATTGGGAAGAGCTGATGATTCAGCTAATTAAGCACGAGTATGTGCATATAGCCGATCGTAATGTTTCAGAGGAAGAAGCGCATAAGAGAGCGCCGATTGATGACGTAGTGGAGGCATTAAAGAAGAGGACTATACTGATAGCCCAGTCAGGCGGCGATTGTGCCGGATTAAACGCGGTTGTTGCCGCGGCTACAGAGGAGCTTACCGCGAAAGGATATATCCCGATGGGGGTAAGGGAAGGTTTCGCCGGGATGACGTCCGATAAATTTAACGAAAATTATAGAATACAACTTGATGTTAAACAAGCGGAGAGAATCAGGGAGCGGCCTTCGACCGAACTATTTTCGTCGAGAGAAGCACCCTTTAAGGCGGTTGACTGGTATAGGGCGCTTATCGCTTCAATTAAAGATGAGGACCCCCGCCTTTCCAATGCTCACAAATCCGCTTTAGAGAATATCATAATGAAGATTTCAGACTGGAATGCTTTGGAAAGATCTGAGACGGAAGCTTTAGATGACATGAGGGATCTCTTACTGAGAAGAAGTTCGTCCATATCTGATAAGAGCCTGAAGAAATCAAAAGATAAAGAAAAGGACATCAAGAAGACTTTTGATAAGTTCGTTAATTTTATGAAAAATCTTGATGCACACGGCGGGTTAATAGTTACCGGCGGCGATGACCATTGCAGGATTGCGTTAAAAGCCGCGGAATTCGGTAAGATGGCCGTTGCTGTTCCGAAGAGCATAGATAATGATGCTATGACGCAGATGTTAGGATTTTATAAGACCGCCAAGCATTTTCGCGGAAGGTTCTTGCTCGGCGCTATAACTGGCCAGAACGAAAAGAAAGTCTTTGTCGCGGAGATTATGGGAAGGAATGCCGGATGGCTTGCCCTGGCCGCGGGGGATAGGGCCGGAAGGGTGCCTGAAAAAGTCTTAATGACACTTGGTAAAGGAGATATAAGGGCCGGTAAGAAGAAGGCGGAATTTATAAACAACACTGTGATAACGATAGTTCCCGAAAAGACCGTGTCGATACTCGCTATCCTTAAAAGGGTGCAGGAAATTTATGAAAAACACGGTGTTATTAATATGTCTGTCTCCGAAGGATATAAGGTTGATCCGAAAGATCCGCTTCTTGCGGAACTGCGCAGCAAGAATCCGTTAATCGATGACGTGTGGAAATCGGTGGATGCCGGTAAGATAGAGACAGATACTCACGGTCATCCGAAGCTTGAAGGCGCGACTGATTTCATCGTTGCCATTTTAACAACTCGTTGGGAAAACGCAGATGCGAAGAAGTATGATACTATAAAATTGAAGCCAGACCAAGTAAAGCATGTTATTTTAGGATATACAGGTAGGGGGTTGAAGCCGGGCGACTATGATCTTCAGATGGGCGATAAGCTTACCCGTATGGCGGTTCAGCTTATTGAGGAAGGCAAATCCGGCTGGATGGCGACATATCCGGATAAGGGTCTTCATCCTTATGAGGTCCAGCCTTTAGCCAGACCGGTGAGCGAAGTCCTTGATGGCCGAAGCGGGAAAAAATATCCGAAAGATTTACATACCCTGGGGCAAGGTGATGAGCTTAGATATATTAGAAACGATCTGGCTGTACGTGGGTTTAGAATATTATCGAACGCGGAGTTGGCAAGCCGAGGTGTGTTGTTTGAAACGATTGTTCAAAAAATAGTCAAAAAAGAGGGAATAGCGGTAGCTGAGGAAACCAAAGAAGCTATTGGGTATCCTCTTAAAGATTTTGAACCTCGCCCAGAAGAGACCGTATTAGATTTTTTCACTGCTGTAAAACTTCTGCGTGAAGATTTGATCAGTTCAAGTATTTCTGCTTACACGCACAGGAGAAGTTCGATTTTTGAGGTCCCTGATAATAATGGTCTTTTAACGTTGGCGCTATCTGATAAATATCCGGCCAACTATGATGACTGGGATGATGTAGATAAGTCCAGCTGGGAAAAGCTGAGGCCAGGAATAATGGCGCTTGTCCCGGGCCAGGAGAAGCCTATTAAAGAGATAGTGGAGGAGGCCGTAAGGATAAAAAAAGAGAATGGCCTGGTCTTTATCGTTGTCGGTAGCGGCTATAAGTTCTCCATGAGGGATGAAGGTTTTGCGGATTTAATACGCGGCGATGCCTATTTATCCGCGAAGTTTGGAACCTTCGCTAAAAATATTAAAAGTGCCGAATACGGCGGGGCCCCGCAGGCGACGGTAAATTATATTTCACACTATATCCGGGCGGCTCTCATGAAATACGCGCCTAAGGAATTTTCATCTAAGAGCTCCGCGAATTGCAATCTCCTCGGGCAGATGTATACCGTTGTCGAACCTGACCAGGAAACAGCTATGCAGATTGTGGCGAATCCGACAATCAGGGAAGTTAAACAGGCAACAGAAGAAACCGCTAATCATCTTTTCTTTGGAGATAGCCGCCCTGTAGGTATTAGCAATATGATAGTTATTGTAAATAAAAAGATAGCGAATTTTGGCACTGGGAGTGGCAGCACAACGGAGATATTGAAAAAACAATATCACATTATGAAACAGTCTCTCGTAAAGATGTTTCAGCATGGGGATGACAAAGGTGTTATTGAAGTAGATAGCGAAGCTGATTTAGAGTTTGCGGTCGATGACTATTTAAGCCTCGGGTATAAAGTGATAGTGCTTGATAACGGCAAGTTAACAGCTGATATCAAACAGGATAAGAACCTCCGCATAGTTTCATTTAAACAACTGAACAAAGTGGATCTAGAGGCAGTGCCATTTATAAATTTGAATGCGATGGCGATGATGGGCGTGGGTATGTTTAATAAAGATTACCGCCTTTTCGCGCTCGCTTACAAAAACTTTACCGGAGAAGAGCCGCCGGCAAGGATAGCGAGCGAATTTGAGAATAATTTACTTTGGTTTGTTTCAATTATGCCGCGCATGATCAGGCTGACAGGCAAGCTAGTGGATGAGAATATTATTAAGCGTTTATTTGCTGCCGCCGCATAA